One Saprospiraceae bacterium DNA window includes the following coding sequences:
- a CDS encoding RecQ family ATP-dependent DNA helicase has translation MHQEPLSILQQYWGYPAFRPLQEDIIRSALAGRDTLALLPTGGGKSICYQVPALCKEGICLVVSPLIALMKDQVHNLQKRGVPSAAIFSGMSSREIDIIFENACNGAYKLLYLSPERLKTDLALARIQRMNVNLLAVDEAHCISQWGYDFRPPYLQIADLRPLLPNVPVLALTATATSEVLEEIQEKLAFREKDVFRQSFVRSNLSYSVLYESKKREKLLDILRNVPGTGIVYVRSRGETKEIAKMLTDNGFSADFYHAGLTSEERNARQEAWIAGKTRIIVCTNAFGMGIDKPDVRVVVHLSLPDSLEAYFQEAGRGGRDGLKSYAVLLYDYNDADGLRHHLQAAFPPMEEVRRVYQALGSYTQLAIGAGMGEAFDFDLQIFCAAYQLDQAPTHAALRLIEQEGWIALSDATGTPARVLVTASREAIYDYQLRSKHGDSVIKVLLRAYPGINTQFTDISETFMSKYAKVPPDTVRQVLQKAHQENYLIYEPRKDKPQLIFTRERVAAENLTIDLAKFNFRKQRAEERVEQAIRYAETRRCRSQQLLAYFAEKNSKPCGICDVCTGRNKSEVSENIFEAYERKIRHVLTHEPLPFEEILQAFAMKRHAAVAQVVDYLIDEGRLVRDEEGRLVWAK, from the coding sequence GTGCATCAGGAGCCGCTTTCCATCCTTCAACAATACTGGGGCTACCCGGCCTTCCGCCCATTGCAGGAAGACATTATCCGCTCGGCTTTGGCCGGGCGCGACACGCTGGCGCTGCTGCCCACAGGTGGTGGAAAATCAATTTGTTATCAAGTGCCAGCCCTGTGCAAAGAGGGGATTTGCCTCGTCGTGTCGCCGCTCATCGCCTTGATGAAAGACCAAGTACACAACCTTCAGAAACGGGGGGTGCCTTCGGCGGCGATTTTTTCGGGCATGAGCAGCCGCGAGATTGATATTATTTTTGAAAATGCGTGCAACGGCGCGTACAAACTCCTATACCTCAGCCCCGAACGACTAAAAACCGACCTCGCCCTCGCCCGTATCCAGCGCATGAACGTCAACCTGCTGGCAGTAGACGAGGCGCACTGCATCAGCCAATGGGGCTATGACTTTCGCCCGCCGTACTTGCAGATTGCCGATTTGCGGCCTTTGTTGCCCAATGTACCTGTGCTCGCGCTCACCGCGACAGCGACTTCCGAAGTATTGGAGGAAATTCAGGAAAAATTAGCCTTTCGGGAAAAGGATGTTTTTAGGCAAAGCTTCGTCCGCTCCAATTTGTCTTACTCCGTGTTGTACGAAAGCAAAAAGCGGGAAAAACTGCTCGACATCCTGCGCAATGTGCCGGGCACCGGCATCGTGTATGTGCGAAGCCGAGGCGAGACAAAGGAAATCGCCAAAATGCTGACGGACAATGGCTTCAGCGCCGACTTTTATCACGCGGGCCTGACTTCGGAAGAACGCAACGCCCGCCAAGAGGCTTGGATAGCGGGCAAGACGCGCATCATCGTCTGCACCAATGCCTTCGGCATGGGCATTGACAAGCCCGATGTGCGAGTGGTCGTTCATTTGAGCCTGCCCGACAGTCTGGAAGCCTACTTTCAAGAGGCAGGGCGCGGCGGGCGCGACGGCTTGAAATCGTATGCGGTCTTGCTCTACGACTATAATGATGCCGATGGCTTGCGCCATCATTTGCAAGCCGCTTTTCCGCCGATGGAGGAGGTGCGCCGGGTGTATCAGGCATTGGGCAGTTACACGCAGTTGGCGATTGGGGCCGGCATGGGCGAGGCCTTTGATTTCGATTTGCAGATTTTTTGCGCGGCTTATCAACTCGACCAAGCCCCCACTCATGCCGCGTTGCGCCTCATCGAACAAGAGGGCTGGATTGCGCTGAGCGACGCGACGGGCACTCCCGCCCGCGTGTTGGTGACGGCCTCGCGCGAAGCGATTTACGATTATCAGTTGCGAAGCAAACACGGCGACTCGGTCATCAAAGTGCTGCTTCGCGCCTATCCCGGCATCAATACGCAGTTCACCGACATCAGCGAGACCTTCATGTCCAAGTATGCCAAAGTGCCGCCCGACACCGTTCGACAGGTGCTGCAAAAAGCCCACCAAGAGAATTATCTGATTTATGAGCCGCGCAAAGACAAGCCCCAACTCATCTTTACCCGCGAGCGCGTGGCTGCGGAAAATCTAACAATTGACCTCGCCAAATTCAACTTTCGGAAACAACGCGCCGAGGAACGGGTGGAGCAGGCCATCCGCTACGCCGAGACGCGCCGATGCCGCAGCCAACAGTTGCTCGCCTATTTTGCCGAAAAGAACAGCAAACCCTGCGGCATTTGCGATGTGTGCACAGGCAGAAACAAAAGTGAGGTCAGCGAAAACATATTTGAGGCCTACGAACGAAAAATTCGGCATGTGCTCACTCACGAACCGCTCCCCTTTGAGGAAATCCTCCAAGCGTTCGCCATGAAGCGCCACGCGGCCGTGGCGCAAGTGGTGGACTACTTAATTGACGAAGGGCGATTGGTGCGGGACGAGGAAGGGCGGTTGGTGTGGGCAAAGTGA
- a CDS encoding FKBP-type peptidyl-prolyl cis-trans isomerase, translating into MRYFTFLLALVGFIFFSCNKDKTLTPEEQLQEDIRIIQQYLADKNLTATATPSGLHHIITEAGTGGHPTLQSNVKVKYKGYFTNGGVFDENTSTFPLSNLITGWQEAIPLLQKGGKGTFLLPSYLAYGPSGLGPIPPNTVLIFDIELIDF; encoded by the coding sequence ATGCGCTACTTCACTTTTTTGCTAGCTCTTGTTGGATTCATCTTTTTCTCCTGCAACAAGGACAAAACCCTCACCCCAGAAGAACAATTGCAGGAGGACATAAGAATCATACAGCAGTACCTGGCCGACAAAAACCTGACCGCAACGGCCACCCCCTCCGGGCTTCACCACATCATCACCGAAGCAGGCACGGGTGGGCACCCCACCCTTCAATCGAACGTGAAAGTCAAGTACAAGGGCTATTTCACGAATGGCGGCGTGTTCGACGAGAACACCTCCACTTTCCCTCTGTCCAATCTCATCACTGGCTGGCAAGAGGCTATCCCACTCCTGCAAAAAGGCGGGAAAGGCACCTTTTTGTTGCCCTCCTATCTCGCTTATGGGCCCAGTGGACTAGGACCCATCCCACCCAACACAGTGCTCATCTTCGACATCGAACTCATTGACTTTTAG
- the ribB gene encoding 3,4-dihydroxy-2-butanone-4-phosphate synthase, producing the protein MNSTFQLSTIEEAIADIRAGKVIIVVDDEDRENEGDFICAAETVTPDLINFMATHGRGLICTPIEEKRADELGLDLMVNANTALHETAFTVSIDLIGHGCSTGISAYDRATGIRWLTNPIAKPSDFARPGHIFPLRAKSGGVLRRTGHTEAAVDLARLAGLYPAGVLVEILNPDGSMARLPQLMDVAKQHNLKIISIDDLVAYRMRTERLVRREFETRMKTIYGDFDAVVFTDVSSGDTHLVLQKGEWAADEPVLVRVHSWSETGGILGNLLADYGAQIQHALRIIEKEGKGAFVYLRQADKADLLARLRVYKQLMDDGEPEKFELHTSMGKKDFGVGAQILRDLNVSKIRLLTNHPRPRTGFIGYGLEIVENIQL; encoded by the coding sequence ATGAACAGCACTTTCCAACTTAGCACCATCGAAGAAGCCATCGCCGACATCCGGGCGGGAAAAGTCATCATCGTGGTGGACGACGAAGACCGCGAAAACGAGGGCGACTTTATCTGCGCCGCCGAAACGGTGACTCCCGACCTTATCAACTTCATGGCCACGCACGGGCGCGGCCTCATATGCACACCCATCGAAGAAAAACGAGCCGACGAGCTTGGCCTCGACCTCATGGTGAACGCCAACACGGCCCTGCATGAGACGGCTTTTACGGTGTCCATTGACCTGATTGGGCATGGTTGCTCCACCGGCATCAGCGCCTACGACCGCGCCACGGGCATCCGTTGGCTCACCAACCCTATCGCCAAGCCCAGCGATTTTGCCCGCCCCGGCCATATTTTCCCTCTGCGAGCCAAGTCGGGGGGCGTGTTGCGCCGCACAGGGCACACGGAGGCCGCTGTGGATTTGGCACGGCTGGCTGGGCTGTACCCGGCAGGAGTGTTGGTGGAAATACTGAACCCCGACGGCTCCATGGCGCGTTTGCCCCAGTTGATGGACGTGGCAAAGCAGCACAACCTCAAAATCATCTCCATTGACGACCTCGTGGCTTATCGGATGCGCACGGAGCGTTTGGTGCGGCGCGAGTTCGAGACCCGCATGAAGACGATTTACGGGGACTTCGACGCGGTGGTTTTCACGGACGTGTCGAGCGGCGACACGCATTTGGTGTTGCAAAAAGGCGAGTGGGCGGCGGATGAGCCAGTGCTGGTGCGTGTCCATTCATGGTCGGAGACGGGGGGCATTCTTGGCAATCTATTGGCCGACTACGGCGCTCAGATTCAGCATGCGCTGCGAATAATCGAAAAAGAGGGCAAGGGGGCTTTTGTCTATTTGAGGCAGGCAGACAAGGCTGATTTGTTGGCGCGGCTTCGGGTTTACAAGCAACTGATGGACGATGGCGAGCCGGAGAAATTCGAGCTTCACACGAGCATGGGCAAAAAGGATTTCGGGGTGGGCGCTCAAATCCTACGCGACTTGAACGTGTCCAAAATTCGCCTGCTGACCAATCACCCCCGCCCCCGCACCGGATTCATCGGATATGGGTTGGAAATTGTGGAAAATATACAGTTGTAG
- a CDS encoding DUF4240 domain-containing protein, whose amino-acid sequence MGEQEIYRLSTDTLDEHFVESLREKYPHASLEIKVSVSPQSGGLSEKQFWSLMELLDWSKEGDSNAVIEPVVEALSKHPLRHIYEFQDILSEKLHRLDSRAHAENTGENAYVETDGNNSFFSTDEFLYARCCVVANGREAYEKVLQNPELMPKNLAFEALLRIARLAYQRKTGQHFRYVPAFNIETYGNREGWK is encoded by the coding sequence ATGGGAGAGCAAGAAATTTACCGGCTTTCAACTGACACATTGGACGAACATTTTGTGGAAAGCCTGCGGGAAAAATACCCCCACGCCTCTTTGGAAATCAAGGTGAGTGTCTCACCCCAATCCGGAGGGTTGAGCGAAAAGCAGTTTTGGTCGCTCATGGAATTGCTCGATTGGTCGAAAGAAGGGGATAGCAATGCGGTGATTGAACCCGTCGTGGAAGCACTCTCTAAACACCCTCTGCGCCACATTTACGAGTTTCAAGACATTCTTTCCGAAAAATTGCACCGCCTCGACTCGCGCGCCCACGCGGAGAACACAGGTGAAAATGCCTATGTTGAAACGGATGGCAACAACTCTTTTTTCTCCACCGACGAATTTCTTTACGCCCGTTGCTGTGTGGTGGCAAATGGTCGGGAGGCTTACGAAAAAGTGCTGCAAAACCCCGAATTGATGCCCAAAAACTTGGCTTTTGAGGCTCTTTTGCGCATTGCTCGCCTCGCCTATCAGCGCAAGACCGGCCAACACTTTCGCTATGTTCCCGCCTTCAACATCGAAACTTATGGCAACCGCGAAGGTTGGAAATAG
- a CDS encoding menaquinone biosynthesis protein, producing MRLSAVSYLNTKPFIYGLFRSDLAGEIDLSLDIPSVCAQKLLTGEADVVLTPVAIIPELPEAHLVSDYCIGSVGTVKTVCVFSEKPLSEIKRIYLDFHSRTSVALTRILCEKYWNIQPEFLAATAGYEEKIGGDTAGLIIGDRAIGQHERFPFVYDLGEAWTDWTGLPFVFAAWVSVRPLHPDLLARFNAALQIGLDHIPQLTKILPTMPDGFDVEKYFRENISYELDEAKWLALNRFLGLVAGEEGYRLRRSAGAIAET from the coding sequence ATGCGCCTTTCAGCCGTCTCATACCTCAACACCAAACCCTTCATCTACGGCCTTTTCCGCAGCGATTTGGCGGGCGAAATTGATTTGAGCCTCGATATTCCCTCCGTGTGTGCGCAAAAACTGCTCACGGGCGAAGCGGACGTAGTGCTCACGCCGGTCGCCATTATTCCCGAATTGCCCGAAGCGCATCTCGTGTCCGACTACTGCATCGGCTCGGTCGGCACGGTGAAGACGGTGTGTGTTTTTTCCGAAAAACCACTTTCCGAAATCAAGCGGATTTATCTCGATTTTCACTCGCGCACGTCGGTGGCTTTGACGCGGATTTTGTGTGAAAAATATTGGAACATCCAACCCGAATTTCTCGCAGCGACAGCGGGTTATGAGGAAAAAATCGGCGGCGACACGGCAGGCCTCATCATCGGCGACCGTGCCATCGGGCAGCACGAACGCTTCCCATTCGTGTATGACCTCGGCGAAGCATGGACGGACTGGACGGGGTTGCCCTTCGTCTTTGCGGCTTGGGTGAGCGTGAGACCCTTGCATCCCGACCTGCTCGCTCGCTTCAACGCAGCCTTGCAAATCGGCCTCGACCACATTCCCCAATTGACCAAAATCCTGCCCACCATGCCCGATGGCTTCGACGTGGAAAAGTATTTTCGGGAAAACATCAGTTACGAACTGGATGAAGCCAAATGGCTGGCCTTGAATCGTTTTTTGGGCTTGGTGGCTGGCGAGGAGGGGTATCGCTTGCGGCGGAGCGCAGGGGCGATTGCCGAAACGTAG
- the mqnE gene encoding aminofutalosine synthase MqnE, which produces MRGIEQLDLLLNDSNLSAAHRHIAQKVADNQRIDFDEGVFLFEHGDLPYVGALANFIREKKNGDNTFFNRNFHIEPTNLCVYDCKFCSYSRLIKQRNDPNAWAFSMDEMLDIVRNYDGQPVTEVHIVGGVLPQYDLPFYLEFFQKIKQHRPELHVKALTPVEYHYIFKKAKISYEEGMKLIKDAGVDSMPGGGAEIFHPEIREQIAADKCDADQWLRIHEIWHQLGMRSNATMLYGHIEQWHHRVDHLERLRQLQDKTGGFQTFIPLKFRNQDNQMSHIAESTTVEDLRNYAISRIYLDNFDHIKTYWPMIGRTTAQLALAFGVDDLDGTIDDTTKIYSMAGSEEQHPALSTQQLVDMIRRVGRRPIERDTLYNVLQDFTDVEFEEDKAYRGYIELPVIGSN; this is translated from the coding sequence ATGCGCGGAATCGAACAATTAGACCTCCTTCTGAACGACTCAAACCTCAGCGCCGCTCATCGCCACATCGCCCAAAAAGTCGCCGATAATCAACGCATTGACTTTGACGAAGGTGTTTTTTTGTTCGAGCATGGCGACCTCCCCTACGTCGGCGCGCTCGCCAATTTTATTCGGGAAAAGAAAAACGGCGACAATACTTTCTTCAACCGCAACTTCCACATCGAGCCGACAAATTTGTGCGTCTATGACTGCAAGTTCTGCTCCTACTCGCGCCTCATCAAGCAGCGCAACGACCCGAACGCCTGGGCTTTTTCGATGGACGAAATGCTCGACATCGTCCGCAATTACGACGGCCAACCCGTGACGGAAGTGCACATCGTCGGGGGCGTTTTGCCGCAATATGATTTGCCGTTTTACCTCGAATTTTTTCAAAAAATAAAACAACACCGCCCCGAACTCCACGTCAAAGCACTCACGCCGGTGGAGTACCACTACATTTTCAAAAAGGCGAAAATCAGTTACGAAGAAGGCATGAAGCTCATCAAAGACGCGGGCGTGGACAGTATGCCCGGCGGTGGCGCGGAGATTTTTCACCCTGAAATCCGCGAGCAAATCGCCGCCGACAAATGCGATGCCGACCAATGGCTCCGCATCCACGAAATCTGGCACCAACTCGGCATGCGCTCCAACGCGACCATGCTCTACGGCCACATCGAGCAGTGGCACCACCGCGTTGACCACCTCGAACGGCTGCGCCAATTGCAAGACAAAACGGGCGGTTTCCAGACCTTCATCCCCCTCAAATTCCGCAATCAGGACAACCAAATGAGCCACATCGCCGAAAGCACGACGGTGGAAGACCTGCGCAACTACGCCATCAGCCGCATCTACCTCGACAATTTCGACCACATCAAAACCTATTGGCCCATGATTGGCCGCACCACCGCGCAACTCGCCCTCGCTTTCGGCGTGGACGACCTCGACGGCACCATTGACGACACGACGAAAATTTACTCCATGGCCGGCTCCGAAGAACAACACCCCGCCCTCTCCACCCAGCAACTCGTGGACATGATTCGCCGCGTGGGCCGCCGCCCCATCGAGCGCGACACCTTGTATAATGTGCTCCAAGATTTCACCGACGTGGAATTTGAGGAAGACAAAGCTTATCGGGGGTATATCGAGTTGCCGGTAATTGGGAGTAATTAG
- a CDS encoding histidine phosphatase family protein: protein MTLYILRHGETDFNRLGIVQGSGVDTDLNETGREQARTFFETYQEVDFQLIVTSKLRRTHQTVRHFLEKEIPWIQTSDLNEISWGDHEGKPSTPERIADFRATLEHWKQGNLDASLPNGESARQLMQRVERFLEWLKTRSEKRILIATHGRTMRCFVAMLKGLGPAAMEGVSHANTGLYVIHCRNDEYVFEVENDTRHLAEVEI, encoded by the coding sequence ATGACTCTTTACATCCTTCGCCACGGCGAAACCGACTTCAACCGCCTCGGCATCGTGCAAGGCAGCGGTGTGGACACCGACCTGAACGAGACGGGTCGAGAACAAGCCCGCACTTTTTTTGAGACGTATCAGGAAGTTGATTTTCAACTCATCGTCACCTCCAAACTGCGGCGCACCCATCAGACCGTACGCCATTTTTTGGAAAAAGAAATCCCGTGGATTCAAACCTCCGACCTCAACGAAATCAGTTGGGGCGACCACGAGGGCAAACCCAGCACCCCGGAGCGCATTGCCGATTTCCGAGCAACCCTCGAACATTGGAAACAGGGCAATTTGGATGCCTCATTGCCCAATGGCGAGTCCGCCCGCCAACTTATGCAAAGGGTAGAGCGCTTCCTCGAATGGCTCAAAACCCGCTCGGAAAAACGTATCCTCATTGCCACGCACGGCCGCACCATGCGCTGCTTTGTTGCCATGCTCAAAGGCCTTGGCCCTGCCGCCATGGAGGGTGTGTCGCACGCAAACACGGGGCTGTATGTAATTCATTGCCGGAACGATGAGTATGTGTTTGAAGTGGAAAATGATACGAGGCATTTAGCGGAAGTAGAGATTTGA
- the gap gene encoding type I glyceraldehyde-3-phosphate dehydrogenase, whose translation MAKKRIAINGFGRIGRLTFRNLLKNPNVEVVAINDLTDNDTLAHLLKYDTMHGRFEGTVSVSDDDAYIIVNGQKISALAVKNPAELPWKTLGVDVVLECTGIFLDKEKAGLHLQAGAKRVILSAPPKADDVPTFVIGANADQIKDTDLIISNASCTTNCLVPMVMVLDKAFGVEQLFMNTIHAYTADQNLQDGPHRDLRRARAAAQNIVPTSTGAAKAVILVAPHLKGKIEAHSLRVPVATGSVTDCVCVIKKAATKEEINAAFKAAAESSLKGILEYSTDPIVSSDIVRNTHSVIFDAPLTQANGNTCRIVGWYDNEAGYSARLAQLAAMV comes from the coding sequence ATGGCAAAAAAACGCATCGCCATCAACGGCTTTGGCCGCATCGGTCGCCTTACTTTCCGCAACCTCCTCAAAAACCCCAACGTCGAAGTCGTCGCCATCAACGACCTCACCGACAACGACACGCTCGCCCACCTTTTGAAATACGACACCATGCACGGCCGCTTCGAAGGCACGGTATCAGTCTCCGACGATGACGCATACATCATCGTGAACGGGCAAAAAATCTCTGCCCTCGCCGTGAAAAACCCCGCCGAGCTCCCTTGGAAGACCCTCGGCGTGGACGTGGTGCTCGAATGTACGGGCATTTTCCTCGACAAAGAAAAAGCCGGGCTACACCTCCAAGCGGGCGCCAAGCGTGTCATCCTCTCCGCCCCGCCGAAAGCCGACGATGTGCCCACCTTCGTCATCGGCGCCAACGCCGACCAAATCAAAGACACCGACCTCATCATCTCCAACGCCTCCTGCACCACCAACTGCCTCGTGCCGATGGTGATGGTGCTCGACAAGGCCTTCGGGGTGGAGCAATTGTTCATGAACACCATCCACGCCTACACCGCCGACCAAAACCTACAAGACGGCCCGCACCGAGACCTGCGCCGCGCCCGCGCCGCTGCGCAAAATATCGTGCCCACCAGCACCGGTGCTGCCAAGGCAGTCATCCTCGTGGCACCACACCTCAAAGGCAAAATCGAGGCGCACTCGCTTCGCGTGCCCGTCGCCACCGGCTCGGTGACCGACTGCGTGTGCGTCATCAAAAAAGCAGCGACTAAAGAAGAAATCAACGCGGCCTTCAAAGCCGCTGCCGAAAGCTCGCTCAAAGGCATCCTCGAATACAGCACCGACCCTATCGTGTCGAGCGACATCGTGCGCAACACGCACTCGGTCATCTTCGACGCGCCGCTGACCCAAGCCAACGGCAACACCTGCCGCATCGTGGGCTGGTACGACAACGAGGCTGGTTACTCGGCGCGTTTGGCACAACTGGCGGCGATGGTTTGA
- the kbl gene encoding glycine C-acetyltransferase gives MFTTVEPALEREIQSIREAGLYKEERIITSPQGPVIDTTAQHHVLNFCANNYLGLSSHPAVIEAAIEAIRTHGYGLSSVRFICGTQDIHKELEKRLADFLGMEDTILYAAAFDANGGLFEPLLGEEDAVISDELNHASIIDGIRLCKAKRFRYKHNDMNALEDCLKEAKAANARRILIFTDGAFSMDGTIAQLDKICDLAERYDAMVGIDECHATGFLGKTGRGTHEYRNVMSRIDIITGTLGKALGGASGGFTSAKKEIVEILRQRSRPYLFSNTVAPSIVGGSIKVMELLSGSTALRDKLEANTKWFRNAMTAAGFDIVPGEHPITPVMLYEAPLAQQFAKKLLDEGIYVIGFFYPVVPQGKARIRVQLSAAHEPEHLEKAVAAFAKVGKSLGVLK, from the coding sequence ATGTTCACCACCGTCGAACCTGCCCTCGAGCGCGAAATACAAAGCATCCGCGAAGCAGGGCTTTACAAGGAAGAACGCATCATCACATCGCCGCAGGGCCCGGTCATTGACACCACCGCACAGCATCACGTCTTGAATTTTTGTGCGAACAACTACCTGGGCCTGAGCAGTCATCCAGCGGTTATCGAAGCAGCCATCGAAGCCATACGCACACATGGCTATGGGCTTTCCTCCGTCCGTTTCATTTGCGGCACACAGGACATTCACAAAGAGTTGGAGAAACGGCTTGCCGATTTTCTCGGCATGGAAGACACCATCCTCTACGCCGCTGCTTTCGATGCCAACGGCGGCCTCTTCGAGCCGCTCTTGGGCGAGGAGGATGCGGTCATCAGCGACGAGCTCAACCACGCTTCCATCATTGATGGCATCCGGTTGTGCAAGGCCAAGCGTTTTCGCTACAAGCACAACGACATGAACGCTTTGGAGGATTGCCTGAAAGAAGCCAAGGCTGCCAACGCCCGCCGCATACTCATCTTCACCGATGGCGCTTTTTCAATGGACGGCACCATCGCGCAATTGGACAAAATTTGCGACTTGGCGGAGCGATACGACGCGATGGTGGGCATAGACGAGTGCCACGCGACGGGCTTTTTGGGCAAAACCGGGCGCGGCACCCACGAATACCGCAACGTGATGAGCCGCATTGACATCATCACTGGCACACTGGGCAAGGCACTCGGCGGCGCGAGCGGCGGCTTCACCTCGGCCAAAAAGGAAATTGTGGAAATCCTGCGCCAGCGCTCTCGGCCCTACCTGTTTTCCAACACCGTTGCGCCATCCATCGTTGGAGGCAGCATCAAGGTGATGGAATTGCTCAGCGGCTCCACGGCGCTGCGCGACAAGTTGGAGGCCAACACGAAGTGGTTCCGTAACGCAATGACCGCCGCGGGGTTCGATATTGTGCCGGGCGAGCACCCCATCACACCTGTGATGCTCTATGAGGCGCCGTTGGCGCAACAATTTGCCAAAAAACTGCTAGACGAAGGCATCTACGTCATAGGCTTTTTCTACCCGGTGGTGCCGCAAGGCAAGGCCCGTATCCGGGTGCAACTATCCGCCGCGCACGAGCCGGAGCATTTGGAAAAGGCCGTGGCCGCATTCGCCAAGGTAGGCAAGTCGTTGGGGGTTCTGAAATAG
- a CDS encoding phosphoglycerate kinase, with protein MKLNFKNKKALVRVDFNVPLDKEFRITDDTRIREALPTIKHILEQGGSAILMSHLGRPLEKLNADGSINRQKFTLQHLVKHLRKKLKAKVHFADDCIGKQAVKKAAALKPGEVLLLENTRFYAEEEKGDEAFAKKLAALGDVYVNDAFGTAHRAHASTAVIARFFDKNSKTFGFLMEREIENATRAMKNPAKPVTCVTGGSKVSDKILLLEKFLDYADNILIGGAMAYTFFMAKKGAIGNSLVEADKLKIAKEFLKKAKDAGVKVLLPKDSVCGDKFAADANVQVCPSNQIPDGWMGLDIGPAAARSFASVIRKSKTVIWNGPMGVFEMPAFANGTKVVAKACASATKKGAFTMVGGGDSVAAVNQLKLAKKVSFVSTGGGAMLEFLEGKELPGIKAIAG; from the coding sequence ATGAAACTCAATTTTAAAAACAAAAAAGCCCTCGTCCGCGTGGACTTCAACGTGCCGCTGGACAAAGAATTCCGCATCACCGACGACACCCGCATCCGCGAGGCGCTGCCCACCATCAAACACATTTTGGAGCAGGGCGGCTCGGCCATCCTGATGTCGCACCTCGGTCGGCCTTTGGAAAAACTGAACGCCGACGGCAGCATCAACCGCCAGAAATTCACCCTCCAACATTTGGTGAAACACCTGCGCAAAAAGTTGAAAGCCAAAGTCCATTTTGCCGACGACTGCATCGGCAAACAGGCCGTGAAAAAAGCCGCCGCCCTCAAGCCCGGCGAAGTACTGCTGTTGGAAAACACCCGCTTCTACGCCGAAGAGGAAAAAGGCGACGAGGCATTTGCCAAAAAACTCGCCGCGCTCGGCGACGTGTATGTGAACGACGCATTCGGCACCGCTCACCGCGCTCACGCCAGCACCGCCGTCATTGCCCGTTTTTTTGACAAAAACAGCAAGACCTTCGGCTTCCTCATGGAGCGCGAAATCGAAAACGCGACCCGCGCCATGAAAAACCCCGCCAAACCCGTCACCTGCGTCACCGGCGGCTCCAAAGTCAGCGACAAAATCCTGTTGCTCGAAAAATTCCTAGACTACGCTGACAACATTCTCATCGGCGGCGCGATGGCCTACACTTTCTTCATGGCGAAAAAAGGCGCCATCGGCAACTCGCTCGTGGAGGCCGACAAACTGAAAATCGCCAAAGAATTTTTGAAAAAAGCCAAAGACGCGGGTGTGAAAGTGTTGCTGCCGAAAGACTCGGTCTGCGGCGACAAATTTGCTGCCGATGCCAACGTGCAAGTCTGCCCCAGCAACCAAATCCCCGACGGATGGATGGGCCTCGACATCGGCCCGGCGGCGGCGCGGTCGTTTGCTTCGGTCATTCGCAAAAGCAAAACCGTGATTTGGAACGGCCCGATGGGTGTTTTTGAAATGCCCGCTTTCGCCAACGGAACGAAAGTCGTGGCGAAAGCCTGCGCCTCCGCTACGAAAAAAGGCGCGTTCACGATGGTGGGCGGCGGCGACTCGGTGGCGGCGGTGAACCAACTCAAACTCGCCAAAAAAGTGAGTTTCGTCAGCACTGGCGGCGGCGCCATGCTGGAGTTTTTGGAAGGGAAGGAGTTGCCGGGAATAAAGGCGATTGCGGGATGA
- a CDS encoding PIN domain-containing protein: MNADKIFVDSNIFLYLLDNMPAKRKKAFEILSNRPFISPQVVFENINVAIKKFGYGKTDALKHGRRLLRNCTLILDTEKTVQKAFDIFQKDTIQVYDSRIIASALEADCNLLYSEDLQHLRIYEGKLTAVNPFII, translated from the coding sequence ATGAACGCTGACAAAATCTTCGTTGATTCCAACATATTCCTCTACCTCTTGGACAATATGCCCGCAAAACGAAAAAAAGCATTCGAAATCCTCTCGAATCGCCCATTCATCTCTCCGCAAGTTGTCTTCGAGAATATCAATGTCGCCATTAAAAAGTTCGGCTACGGCAAGACCGATGCTCTGAAGCACGGTCGCAGATTGCTCCGAAACTGTACACTCATTCTCGACACTGAAAAAACCGTTCAAAAGGCTTTCGACATTTTTCAAAAAGACACTATCCAAGTGTACGACAGCCGCATCATAGCCTCCGCGTTGGAAGCCGATTGCAACTTGCTTTATTCAGAAGATTTGCAGCACCTTCGCATCTACGAAGGAAAACTTACCGCCGTGAATCCGTTTATTATTTGA